CACGCTTTCACCGTGGAGACCGGGGTTCGACTCCCCGTATCGGAgtgttctttttcttacctCTTGAAAAAGAGGTAGTAAAGTCAATATAAATTCTTGGCTGAAGTATTTCAATACAATTGGTCAAGGaagttattatttttttaatgacTTATATCTGTCCAACACAACAGGTTACACCATATAATCTCTATTTACTGGACAGGCGGAAATCGATAGTTTAGCTTTCCTAAAAATCGTTATATTATAGAAGCGTCTTGACAcgttttcaaaaaaggaagaagcaAGAACGAAAAGAGATAAGGattcaaaagaaaggaagCCCAATGTCTCGCAAATTTGATTTAAAAACGATTACTGATCTTTCCGTCCTAGTTGGGACTGGCATATCATTATACTACCTGGTCAGTCGGCTACTCAACGATGTTGAATCAGGACCGTTATCAGGTAAATCAAGGGAATCAAAGGCCAAACAGTCCTTGCAATGGGAAAAGCTGGTGAAAAGATCACCGGCATTGGCAGAAGTAACATTAGATGCATATGAAAGGACTATATTATCTTCTATCGTTACGCCAGatgaaataaatattaCATTCCAGGATATTGGTGGCTTAGACCCGCTTATTTCAGATCTACATGAAAGTGTCATATATCCCTTGATGATGCCAGAAGTATATTCTAATAGCCCTTTACTTCAAGCACCTAGCGGTGTCTTGCTATATGGGCCACCAGGATGTGGTAAAACCATGTTGGCGAAGGCCCTAGCCAAGGAAAGTGGTGCTAATTTTATCTCAATAAGAATGTCATCTATAATGGATAAATGGTATGGTGAATCTAACAAAATAGTCGATGCAATGTTTTCATTGGCGAACAAGTTACAACCTTGtataatattcattgacGAAATTGATTCATTCCTTAGAGAACGGTCTTCTACAGATCATGAAGTTACGGCAACCTTAAAAGCTGAATTCATGACTTTATGGGATGGCTTATTGAATAATGGAAGGGTTATGATTATCGGTGCTACTAATCGGATAAATGACATAGATGATGCGTTTTTGAGGAGGTTACCAAAAAGGTTTCTTGTTTCATTGCCTGGTTCTGATCAACGTTACAAAATATTAAGTGTTTTATTAAAAGACACTAAACTAGACGAAGACGAATTCGACTTGCAACTGATTGCAGACAATACCAAAGGATTTTCTGGGTCGGACCTGAAAGAGCTTTGCAGAGAAGCGGCCTTAGATGCAGCAAAGGAATACATAAAACAGAAGAGGCAGCTCATTGATAGTGGTACAATCGATGTTAATGATACTTCTTCCTTGAAGATAAGACCATTAAAGACAAAagattttacaaaaaaattaagaatGGATGCTACAAGTACGTTGTCATCTCAACCTCTTGATTAAGGAAGgaaaattagaaaaaaaagaagaaagctTTTTATTCACGCATCATATCATATCAGATAAGCTAGTTTTCACATAATATGTGTATATGCAGTATACTCCTGTACATAACTTCCTTTATTTCTGCTTTATAATTATATACtagttatttttcttgggCCGCTTTTATTACGGCAACTATTCTATCAGGTTTAGTCATAATCTAAATCTAAAGATGGGGAAAAGCCAAAAACACTCAACTTTCAATGAATACAAAGCTTCATGAAAGCAATAGATAAAATGACGGATAATCCACCACAAGAAGGCTTAAGTGGgaggaaaataatatatgACGAAGATGGCAAACCGTATGTTGGATTACGCAAAGCAATTCAGGATCTACTGATCCAATCAAGCTTgtgattttttattaacaaATTCTCTATAATAGTTGCCGATCATGTAACACCCTACTTGACTTTCAGTACGTGACCGGGAAGATATCTAATGGCCTGAAGAACCTCTCATCTAACGGTAAACTAGCAGGTACGGGGGCTCTCACTGGCGAAGCTTCAGAGTTGATGCCTGGCTCAAGAACATACAGGAAGGTTGACCCTCCTGACGTAGAGCAACTAGGTAGATCTTCATGGACGCTGTTACACTCTGTAGCTGCCAGCTATCCTGCTCAACCTACAGACCAACAGAAGGGTGAAATGAAACAGTTCTTGAATATCTTCTCACATATTTATCCTTGCAACTGGTGTGCTAAagactttgaaaaatatatcagAGAAAATGCACCACAAGTTGAGTCAAGAGAAGAACTTGGGAGGTGGATGTGTGAAGCCCACAATAAAGTCAATAAGAAATTGAGGAAGCCCAAATTTGACTGTAATTTCTGGGAAAAAAGATGGAAGGACGGCTGGGACGAATAAGTACAATCTCAGAATTCTGAAGGAACACATAAAAGACAATTTATACATATTTACAGATTCTCGTGTATATAACACTCCAATCGTATTGATCAGTCATATGTTGGCTTTTTTATTTAGGCTTGAGCTCTAACTTTCCAGATGAATGACTTTTCTACTAATATATGTTAGGATTAATAGTTTTATAtgtataaaaatatttagtCAGTATTTAGCTAAAAAGTTTactttcaaagaattgTCATGTTTGCAGCTAGTGCCTCTGGTCTTTTGAGTATTCCCAGCCCTTGTTTAGAGGTCATCAAGAATGAACTTGAAATTAGCCGTATCAGTGGTATTAACCTCTTCTAAGAAGagcagaaaaagaaaaaaatctccGCGACGGGGAATTGAACCCCGATCTGGCACGCGACAAGCGCCCATTCTGACCATTAAACTATCACGGAAGAAATATCTGTGAAATGTGACTCTTATAGCATACTATTTTAGTTATGAATTGTGAAAATCCTCCCTGTCCTGCGTTCTACAATTTATTTAGTACTTGTTTGGCAAAAACGTCTCTCAGTGCCATTTACTTTGTAAAAAGTGCAGACTACATCGCATCAACGGTCATATTAGGAGCCACTTCTATTTTTAACTCAACATGatcattcaaaaatgtCGATACACTTGCATTTTATTGTACATACTAGTTGGAAGAGGCAGCGTCGATTTTGCTGAAATTTCTAGTAACTTGTAGCAGCAATACATTATATCATAAAAATAACCTGACTTGTAAAAGTTGAAACCCTAacttttattatttctttcaatatttttcgATTAGACGTGAAAGATGACCAAGCACAActaacaaaaaatttgcatcCTCATAAAAAGCAAGACTTTTTGTATGTCGAAacaaaattattaaaaaacaCGCATTAACACAGACACGAATTTGGCATACTTTCATTTTACTTTATATCTAGTGAAAAGTAGAAATTGTTTAAGGGAACTACTTCACAGTGACCACTGATACTAGAATATGGAAATAAGAAAAGTTGCTAAGTAGGAGCCTAacaatctttttttatatttttccataTTCCTTTATTGTCATGGGTCAAGACTGTATATGTTAGTGAAAGTTTTAGGGTTCTTGTGACAAACTTCACCAACATAAACATGGCCTCTTCGAAGATCCGTAGATTTTGCATTTTTGCGGTGGTTTATGGATTCAAAGCGAGGCCTAAATTAACGATCATGTCTTTGCTATTATATCAGAGGGCATATCATTGAATTTCCGATTTCCAAagggaagaaaataaataaagtTGTGCTATTTCCATGcatccttttttctttcattcaATGACACATACTTCTTGTAGTAGGAACAATTGGTAGTTCTGATATCGATTAAGCCTTCTAAAAATGCTTTATATTATAAAGTACAAATGCAAGAAGTAGCTATGGATGCTAAAGAGCTGGTCGATTTATTGTTTGGTGAATGAATGTAGGTTTAAATCAATGATCTCTGAATCAGAAACAAGGGTGACCAAAATTGGAACCTTGAGCCTTTCTTCCTGTAGTTCATTTCTGCcttctctttttatatCGAACGATGTTAATTTATTCCACTGataaattttcttattgttCTTAATATAACCctttttaaatatttccaaaatacttaacattttttgaatatgtGGACCGTAAGAGAATATACAAACTACTTGTTGTAGACCCAAACTTCTATCTGCCATGTTGATTTGTTTATCTAACTTATTTACAGACTTCTTAATGTTATCGTTCTTCGATATGCCATGATACTGTATTGATGTACTGTTGTTACCATTATTTGCTAAGGACGGTATAACTGTTTCTTTGAGAAACCGAAGACATTGAGTGGAGGAAGAGATATCCAAATCTCTACTAATTTCATTGTAATATACGCCATTGATCATTTTGATTTgcttttatctttttttcttcttcttcttttcaatcTCTTCCAAACAATCTTGGCCTCATCTTCATGGAATTTTTCGAAATACTCATCAGCAAGTGTCCGATGCcttctcaattttttccaagagCGTGCGGGGGTTGGTTATCCAGTACATGTGTTGCTTGAAACTgccaacaaaaaagaaaagaaaataagaatataTTAGTACGCCAATAGTAAACGTCACCCCGAGGTTTAAAAACTAACCGTGATATACGAGGAGAATTGGTAACGGTACAATGATGATACTGGGTAAAGCCGGGATCCTGGCACAGTATGGGACAATATATGTGAGACAAAATACCATTCGGAATAATTTAAGTTCCTGCATTTTTAAGCAGTCACTATGTGCCTTTCATTCATTAGCAAAGGTGCTGCAACAAAAGCAAGTCCCACTGGACCTTTCATATGACATAATCAAGAGAGATGCAGTAAAAACTGGGGATGAAGGGAAGCCAAGACCACCTATTATCATACTTCACGGCTTATTCGGTAACAAGCTCAACAACCGAAGCATTGGCCGTAACcttaacaagaaattgGGAAGAGACGTGTATCTGCTGGACCTAAGAAATCATGGATCCTCACCACACAGTTCAGTCCATAACTACGAAGTCATGTCGGAAGACGTGAAACACTTTATCACAAAGCACGAATTAAACACCAATGGAGGCCCTATTATAATAGGACACTCAATGGGTGGTAAAGTTGCCATGATGCTGGTCCTGAAAAACCCGCAACTTTGTTCGATGTTAGTCTGTATAGAGAACGCTCCGGTGAGTTTGCGCCCTAACGCTGAGTTTGTCGAATACATCAAAGCGCTGATGGAAATCGTCAACGACAAGGGCAAAACTATCCGCACGCTGAAACAGGCTGATGAACACCTTGCAGAGAGGATCGGCGGCAATGAGCTAGTAAGGCGGTTTCTCCTAACGGCGCTGAAAAAGGTCAAGATGGACAATTCATCGTCTGTGTCGTCATATACATTCGAAGAACGAATTCCCCTCGCAACACTGAAAGATGCCATTGTCAAAGGTGAAATTGCCGCGTGGCCCCTAGATCCTGCTCGTGAACGATGGACGCGGCCTGCGCTATTCATCAGGGCTACTCAATCGCATTATGTGGTAGACGAGTATCTTCCGATCATCGGCGCGTTCTTTCCACGCTTTGAAACACGTGACATCGATGCGGGTCACTGGGTAAATGCGGAGAAGCCTGGGGAATGTGCCGAAAGCATCGTCGATTTTGTGGAGCGGCACGAGGATTAAAGGCAAGCGCCCCGGAGCAAGGTGCCAGTAGCACCAGTCGGTGGCTGTGCGCTTGCCGTAGCACATGACATACGGACTATTGTGTGAGTGGTGATGGGGTGTAGGCAGTGCCACACCAGTTTAAAGGCCTAGTAACGGCAAATCGCCAAAAGAGATGATGCTGATGCATACGATAAGATCGTCAGTTTCACGTTCGCGGTTCGAACATGGAATTGTGGCTAAAGAAATTTGGGCGGTATGATGCAAATGAGGTGTAcgtatgtatatatagcAAAGAGTAGAATAAAATGAGATAAAGCCTCGTTCGTTCTCTCCATTTCTTCCCTGTTTctcctttattttctctacTGCTTATTTCGAGTTCACCAGAGAACAAGAGAGCAGGAACGCAAAGAGTGTGTGACACGAAATTCAagatacaaaaataaaagcttACGTTGTGTATTTCAACTGGTGTGCTAAGAATAGAGTTTCATAAAGTACTGCATTTATTcatatattatttttgttatttgtatatatacttCACACTTAGAGTTCTACTAAAAGTCTACCCAGCACGCATCCTTCGTTTATTTTTACATCtctcttttgcttttcctttttttttttggtgcTTGCTAGATACTACTGAAGATCAAAGGTTACAAAGAACGCCGCATATATTTTCTGCAGGCATATTAAAGAAGTTACAAAAGGATTAATCGAAGCGCTGTTTGGATACACTCCTgtaaagagaagaaaaggaaaaaaataaaaagtgGACAATAAATAATTATTAAACTGTCATAGTTATGTCCTACAACGATCCAAACTTGAATGGACAGTATTACAGTAACGGTGATGGGACTGGTGACGGTAATTACCCTACGTACCAAGTGACACAGGATCAAAGTGCGTACGATGAGTACGGTCAGCCAATCTATACACAAAACCAACTGGATGATGGTTATTATGATCCAAACGAACAATACGTTGACGGTACACAATTTCCTCAGGGACAAGATCCTTCACAAGACCAAGGTCCTTATAATAACGATGCTAGTTACTATAACCAACCCCCCAATATGATGAACCCGTCTTCTCAAGATGGAGAGAACTTCTCAGATTTTAGCAGCTATGGTCCCCCATCCGGCACTTATCCTAACGATCAATATACTCCTTCTCAAATGAGTTATCCTGATCAAGATGGTTCTTCAGGGGCCTCAACCCCCTATGGAAATGGTGTCGTTAATGGTAATGGCCAGTACTACGACCCTAATGCTATTGAAATGGCTTTACCAAATGATCCATATCCCGCATGGACCGCAGATCCCCAGTCTCCCCTGCCCATCGAACAAATCGAAGATATCTTCATAGATTTAACAAATAAATTCGGTTTTCAGAGAGATTCCATGAGAAATATGTTTGACCATTTTATGACCCTTTTGGACTCTAGATCTTCTAGGATGTCTCCAGAACAGGCCCTTTTATCATTACATGCAGACTACATAGGTGGAGATACGGCCAACTACAAAAAATGGTACTTTGCCGCTCAACTTGATAtggatgatgaaattgGTTTCAGGAATATGAAGTTGGGTAAGCTATCAAGAAAGGCAAGAAAGGctaagaagaaaaataaaaaagccATGCAAGAGGCTAGTCCTGAAGACACTGAGGAGACTTTAAATCAAATTGAGGGTGATAACTCATTAGAAGCTGCGGATTTTAGATGGAAGTCAAAGATGAATCAACTTTCTCCATTTGAAATGGTTCGTCAAATTGCCTTGTTTTTATTATGTTGGGGCGAGGCAAATCAAGTCAGATTTACCCCGGAGTGTCTTTGTTTCATTTATAAATGCGCCTCTGATTACTTAGATTCTGCACAATGTCAACAACGTCCTGATCCCTTGCCTGAAGgtgattttttgaatagaGTTATTACTCCTCTTTATCGTTTTATTAGGAGCCAGGTTTACGAAATCGTGGATGGTCGATACGTGAAGAGTGAAAAAGATCATAACAAAGTTATTGGGTATGATGATGTCAATCAATTATTCTGGTATCCAGAAGGTATAGCAAAAATTGTCATGGAAGATGGAACCAGGTTGATTGATTTGCCAGCAGAGGAGCgttatttgaaattgggAGAAATTCCCTGGGATGatgtcttctttaaaacTTACAAAGAAACACGTTCCTGGTTACATTTAGTTACCAACTTCAATCGTATTTGGATCATGCACATCTCAGTATATTGGATGTATTGTGCTTACAATGCTCCAACTTTTTATACTCACAACTATCAACAATTGGTCGACAATCAGCCTTTGGCAGCTTATAAATGGGCCACTGCAGCATTAGGTGGTACTGTGGCAAGTTTGATTCAAGTTGCCGCTACTTTGTGCGAGTGGTCATTCGTTCCTAGAAAATGGGCGGGTGCTCAACATTTGTCCCGTAGATTCTGGTTCTTGTGTGTCATTATGGGTATTAATTTGGGGCCTGTGATATTTGTTTTCGCTTATGATAAGGACACAGTATATTCTACTGCCGCTCATGTCGTTGGAGCAGTTATGTTTTTTGTTGCTGTGGCAACacttgttttcttttccgtAATGCCATTGGGTGGATTATTTACATCGTATATGAAAAAGTCCACAAGAAGTTATGTTGCCTCACAGACCTTCACCGCATCTTTTGCTCCATTGCATGGTTTAGACAGGTGGATGTCTTATTTGGTTTGGGTAACCGTTTTTGCTGCTAAATATGCAGagtcatatttttttctaatacTGTCACTAAGAGATCCAATTAGGATTTTATCTACTACATCAATGAGATGTACTGGTGAATACTGGTGGGGTAATAAGATTTGTAAGGTCCAGCCAAAGATTGTTTTAGGTTTAATGATTGCGACTGACttcattttgttctttttggATACCTACTTGTGGTATATCGTTGTTAACACTGTTTTCTCGGTCGGAAAATCGTTCTATTTGGGTATTTCTATCTTAACTCCATGgagaaatattttcacTAGATTgccaaaaagaatttattcTAAGATCTTGGCTACTACTGATAtggaaataaaatataaaccGAAAGTACTAATTTCTCAGATTTGGAATGCTATCATTATCTCCATGTACAGAGAACATTTATTAGCCATAGACCATGTACAAAAATTGTTATATCATCAGGTTCCGTCCGAAATTGAAGGTAAGAGGACTTTGAGAGCACCaactttctttgtttcCCAAGATGACAATAATTTTGAGACTGAATTTTTCCCTAGAGATTCAGAAGCTGAGCGCcgtatttcattttttgcCCAATCTCTATCCACTCCAATTCCAGAACCACTACCAGTTGACAACATGCCAACATTTACTGTATTAACTCCCCATTACGCCGAGAGGATTCTATTATCATTGAGAGAAATTATTCGTGAAGATGATCAATTTTCAAGAGTTACTCTTTTGGAATACCTGAAGCAATTACACCCGGTAGAATGGGACTGTTTTGTTAAGGATACGAAAATTCTTGCTGAAGAAACGGCCGCATATGAAaacaatgaagatgaaCCTGAAAAGGAAGACGCTCTGAAATCTCAAATTGATGATTTACCTTTCTATTGTATTGGTTTCAAATCTGCTGCACCAGAATACACCTTACGTACGAGAATCTGGGCCTCTTTAAGGTCGCAAACTTTGTATCGCACAATCTCGGGGTTTATGAATTATTCGAGGGCCATAAAATTACTTTATCGTGTGGAAAATCCAGAAATCGTTCAAATGTTCGGTGGTAATGCTGATGGATTAGAAAGAGAACTGGAAAAAATGGCAAGGcgaaaattcaaattcttgGTTTCGATGCAAAGATTGGCCAAGTTTAAACCACATGAACTAGAAAATGCTGAGTTCCTGTTGAGAGCTTATCCGGACTTGCAAATTGCCTACCTGGATGAAGAACCTCCCTTAAACGAAGGCGAAGAGCCAAGAATTTACTCGGCCTTAATTGATGGTCATTGTGAGATTTTAGAGAATGGTCGTAGACGTCCCAAATTTAGAGTTCAACTATCCGGTAATCCAATTCTTGGTGATGGTAAATCAGATAATCAAAATCAtgctttgattttttaCAGAGGTGAGTATATTCAATTGATTGATGCTAATCAAGACAATTACTTGGAAGAGTGTTTGAAAATCAGGTCTGTCTTAgcagaatttgaagaattggGAATTGAGCAAATTCATCCTTATACTCCTGGTTTAAAATATGAGGACCAATCCACAAATCATCCTGTTGCAATTGTCGGCGCTAGAGAATATATTTTCTCAGAAAACTCTGGTGTTCTTGGTGATGTAGCGGCTGGTAAAGAACAAACTTTTGGTACATTATTTGCCCGTACTTTGGCACAGATTGGTGGTAAATTGCATTATGGTCATCCAGATTTTATTAATGCGACATTCATGACTACTAGGGGTGGTGTTTCCAAAGCACAAAAGGGTCTACATTtaaatgaagatatttATGCCGGTATGAATGCCGTACTTCGGGGTGGTCGTATCAAGCATTGCGAATATTATCAGTGTGGTAAAGGTAGAGATTTAGGTTTTGGTacaattttgaatttcacTACTAAGATCGGTGCTGGTATGGGTGAACAAATGTTATCTCGTGAATACTATTATTTGGGTACGCAATTACCTATTGACCGTTTTTTAACATTTTATTATGCGCATCCAGGGTTTCACTTGAATAACTTATTTATTCAATTGTCTCTGCAGATGTTCATGTTAACTTTAGTGAACTTGCATGCTTTGGCTCATGAATCCATTCTGTGTGTTTACGATAGGGATAAGCCAATTACTGATGTTTTGTATCCAATTGGTTGTTACAACTTTCATCCTGCGATTGATTGGGTGAGACGTTATACACTCTCTATTTTCATCGTCTTTTGGATTGCTTTTGTCCCTATTGTCGTTCAGGAATTAATCGAGCGTGGTCTGTGGAAGGCGACACAAAGATTTTTCCGTCACATTTTATCTCTATCTCCAATGTTTGAAGTCTTTGCTGGCCAAATCTATTCTTCAGCACTGTTAAGTGATATCGCTGTGGGTGGTGCTCGTTATATTTCAACAGGTCGTGGCTTTGCTACATCTCGTATACCTTTCTCTATTCTTTATTCAAGATTTGCGGGTTCAGCCATTTATATGGGATCAAGATCAATGTTGATGTTATTATTTGGTACCGTGGCACATTGGCAAGCTCCACTATTATGGTTTTGGGCATCATTATCAGCCTTAATCTTTGCAccattcattttcaatccACATCAATTTGCTTGGGAAGATTTTTTCCTAGACTACAGAGATTATATCAGATGGCTGTCAAGAGGTAATAATAAGTACCACAGGAACTCATGGATTGGTTATGTAAGAATGTCGAGGTCTCGTGTTACTGGTTTCAAGCGCAAACTGGTGGGTGATGAGTCTGAAAAATCTGCAGGCGATGCAAGCAGGGCTCATAGAACCAATTTAATTATGGCTGAAATTATACCGTGTGCGATTTACGCAGCAGGTTGTTTTATTGCCTTCACGTTTATTAATGCACAAACTGGTGTCAAGACTACTGATGAAGATAGAGTAAATTCCACCTTACGTATCATCATTTGCACCTTGGCGCCTATTGTTATCGATATTGGTGTTTTATTCTTCTGTATGGGTTTGTCATGCTGCTCTGGCCCTTTGTTGGGCATGTGCTGCAAGAAAACTGGTTCTGTTATGGCAGGGATCGCTCACGGTATCGCTGTTGTTGTCCATattgtctttttcattgtcatGTGGGTTTTAGAGGGTTTTAGTTTTGTTAGGATGTTGATTGGCGTTGTTACATGTATACAA
This sequence is a window from Saccharomyces cerevisiae S288C chromosome VII, complete sequence. Protein-coding genes within it:
- the IMO32 gene encoding Imo32p (Conserved mitochondrial hypothetical protein; processed by both mitochondrial processing peptidase and mitochondrial octapeptidyl aminopeptidase; gene contains the nested antisense gene NAG1), whose translation is MMILGKAGILAQYGTIYVRQNTIRNNLSSCIFKQSLCAFHSLAKVLQQKQVPLDLSYDIIKRDAVKTGDEGKPRPPIIILHGLFGNKLNNRSIGRNLNKKLGRDVYLLDLRNHGSSPHSSVHNYEVMSEDVKHFITKHELNTNGGPIIIGHSMGGKVAMMLVLKNPQLCSMLVCIENAPVSLRPNAEFVEYIKALMEIVNDKGKTIRTLKQADEHLAERIGGNELVRRFLLTALKKVKMDNSSSVSSYTFEERIPLATLKDAIVKGEIAAWPLDPARERWTRPALFIRATQSHYVVDEYLPIIGAFFPRFETRDIDAGHWVNAEKPGECAESIVDFVERHED
- the MSP1 gene encoding protein-degrading AAA family ATPase MSP1 (Highly-conserved N-terminally anchored AAA-ATPase; distributed in the mitochondrial outer membrane and peroxisomes; involved in mitochondrial protein sorting; ATP-driven extractase that pulls mislocalized tail-anchored proteins into the cytosol, passing them to the GET pathway for transfer to the ER membrane for degradation, ensuring fidelity of organelle-specific localization of tail-anchored proteins; contains an N-terminal transmembrane domain and C-terminal cytoplasmic ATPase domain), with the translated sequence MSRKFDLKTITDLSVLVGTGISLYYLVSRLLNDVESGPLSGKSRESKAKQSLQWEKLVKRSPALAEVTLDAYERTILSSIVTPDEINITFQDIGGLDPLISDLHESVIYPLMMPEVYSNSPLLQAPSGVLLYGPPGCGKTMLAKALAKESGANFISIRMSSIMDKWYGESNKIVDAMFSLANKLQPCIIFIDEIDSFLRERSSTDHEVTATLKAEFMTLWDGLLNNGRVMIIGATNRINDIDDAFLRRLPKRFLVSLPGSDQRYKILSVLLKDTKLDEDEFDLQLIADNTKGFSGSDLKELCREAALDAAKEYIKQKRQLIDSGTIDVNDTSSLKIRPLKTKDFTKKLRMDATSTLSSQPLD
- the NAG1 gene encoding Nag1p (Protein involved in yeast cell wall biogenesis; localizes to the cell periphery; production of Nag1p is dependent upon the presence of Slt2p and Rlm1p; gene is nested within and antisense to IMO32) is translated as MNSAGRVHRSRAGSRGHAAISPLTMASFSVARGIRSSNVYDDTDDELSILTFFSAVRRNRLTSSLPPILSARCSSACFSVRIVLPLSLTISISALMYSTNSALGRKLTGAFSIQTNIEQSCGFFRTSIMATLPPIECPIIIGPPLVFNSCFVIKCFTSSDMTS
- the POP6 gene encoding ribonuclease P/MRP protein subunit POP6 (Subunit of RNase MRP, nuclear RNase P and telomerase; forms a soluble heterodimer with Pop7p that binds P3 domain of RNase MRP and RNase P RNAs; RNase MRP cleaves pre-rRNA, nuclear RNase P cleaves tRNA precursors to generate mature 5' ends and facilitates turnover of nuclear RNAs, while telomerase replenishes telomeric DNA; relocalizes to the cytosol in response to hypoxia); this translates as MINGVYYNEISRDLDISSSTQCLRFLKETVIPSLANNGNNSTSIQYHGISKNDNIKKSVNKLDKQINMADRSLGLQQVVCIFSYGPHIQKMLSILEIFKKGYIKNNKKIYQWNKLTSFDIKREGRNELQEERLKVPILVTLVSDSEIIDLNLHSFTKQ
- the ERV1 gene encoding flavin-linked sulfhydryl oxidase (Flavin-linked sulfhydryl oxidase of the mitochondrial IMS; N-terminus is an intrinsically disordered domain that in the cytosol helps target Erv1p to mitochondria, and in the intermembrane space oxidizes Mia40p as part of a disulfide relay system that promotes intermembrane space retention of imported proteins; functional ortholog of human GFER (ALR); human GFER carrying N-terminal 21 amino acids of Erv1p functionally complements the lethality of the erv1 null mutation), translating into MKAIDKMTDNPPQEGLSGRKIIYDEDGKPCRSCNTLLDFQYVTGKISNGLKNLSSNGKLAGTGALTGEASELMPGSRTYRKVDPPDVEQLGRSSWTLLHSVAASYPAQPTDQQKGEMKQFLNIFSHIYPCNWCAKDFEKYIRENAPQVESREELGRWMCEAHNKVNKKLRKPKFDCNFWEKRWKDGWDE